Proteins encoded by one window of Streptacidiphilus sp. PB12-B1b:
- a CDS encoding TetR family transcriptional regulator, translating into MESTDTAAPGPAGPAPGRREQNRQRTHRSLVEAAGQLFQEKGFEAVTVRDIAAAAGVGERTFFRYFPSKESLVLQQVRDLIPSLEAAIRARPASEPPLTALRNAVLELARREGANPAILLAGPLPPRIDPTSRGDRFLLFDLEEAVASAFLARLGPPGDGIAPLPGCDARAAGAPAPDVPAADRATALRVAVLSRTGVAVMRSVRLAYAQLPEAERADTDVTQLVHAAFAALQD; encoded by the coding sequence GTGGAGAGCACAGACACGGCAGCGCCGGGCCCGGCCGGGCCCGCGCCAGGACGCAGAGAGCAGAACAGGCAGCGCACGCACCGCTCCCTGGTCGAGGCGGCTGGACAGCTGTTCCAGGAGAAGGGCTTCGAGGCGGTGACCGTCCGGGACATCGCCGCCGCCGCCGGAGTGGGGGAGCGGACCTTCTTCCGCTACTTCCCCTCCAAGGAGAGCCTGGTCCTGCAGCAGGTGCGGGATCTCATCCCGTCGCTGGAGGCGGCGATCCGCGCCCGCCCGGCGTCCGAGCCGCCGCTGACCGCCCTGCGCAACGCCGTGCTGGAACTCGCCCGGCGCGAGGGCGCCAACCCGGCGATCCTGCTGGCCGGACCCCTGCCGCCGAGGATCGACCCCACCAGCCGCGGCGACCGGTTCCTGCTGTTCGACCTGGAGGAGGCCGTCGCCTCCGCGTTCCTGGCCCGGCTCGGCCCGCCCGGCGACGGGATCGCCCCGCTGCCGGGCTGCGACGCGCGGGCCGCCGGGGCGCCGGCCCCGGACGTACCGGCCGCCGACCGGGCGACCGCGCTGCGGGTGGCCGTGCTCTCCCGCACGGGCGTGGCGGTGATGCGCTCGGTCCGGCTCGCGTACGCCCAGCTGCCCGAGGCCGAGCGGGCCGACACCGATGTGACCCAGCTGGTCCACGCCGCCTTCGCGGCCCTGCAGGACTGA
- a CDS encoding tetratricopeptide repeat protein produces the protein MPGDFEVHNEFGGSTSGPVVQAGSISGGVHYYAPPRTVVVPRQLPASPGMFVGRTRELAALTAALDGAEADGRRGTVVVSALCGMGGIGKTWLALHWAHRHLERFPDGQLFVDLRGFDPVSEPLAPSAVVRGFLDALGVDPSTVPEGAQAERYRSEVAGRRMLLVLDNARDASQVAELLPGSPSCTVIVTSRNQLAGLVTAHGAHPVLVDVLDEAQAKALLVRRLGARGLEAEPRAVAEVLAWCEGLPLALAIVAGRARLHPWSPFETIAAELADAFTRLEALDEGDSEATLSTVLSWSYAALPDDQAEAFGLLALAPGPDISVAAAAAVVGPHGAAGRILRALERVSLTHEHAPGRYQMHDLVRLDGGARARRELPPEKQEMALRRLTDFYLHTADGGDRLVNPSRAAIALGEPVPGSRPLRLPDEARALAWFKAERSCLLAVRRAASEQGWHAKVWQLAWLVGDSNIRLGYLQDQVDYWRAGLHAAEHLADPLTLIRSHRLLGDALARTDQHAEAVAHLLRALAMAEAAGSRKEVANTHHSLARAWEREGDDPQALEHSEAALEIYRTLDGRLWEASALNQAGWFHARLGHHEQARLYCEAALALFLAAEDREGEAATLDSLGYLSHRIGDHDRAFSYYRRSLEQFHQLGNDYEEAGTLGRLGQTHSAIGDHRSAMECYRRALELLRGLGSPYEEANTLDQLAQAHLAVGEPEQAREVWQRARLLYLSQHRVADGDRIERRLAGLDRSSDRP, from the coding sequence GTGCCAGGCGATTTCGAGGTCCACAACGAGTTCGGCGGCTCCACTTCCGGCCCGGTCGTGCAGGCCGGCTCGATCAGCGGCGGGGTGCACTACTACGCTCCCCCGCGCACCGTGGTGGTGCCGCGTCAGCTTCCGGCCTCGCCGGGGATGTTCGTCGGCCGGACGCGGGAACTCGCGGCGCTCACCGCCGCCCTGGACGGCGCGGAGGCGGACGGCAGGCGCGGCACGGTCGTGGTGTCCGCGCTCTGCGGCATGGGCGGCATCGGCAAGACCTGGCTGGCCCTGCACTGGGCCCATCGCCATCTGGAGCGCTTCCCCGACGGGCAGTTGTTCGTGGATCTGCGGGGCTTCGACCCGGTCAGCGAGCCGCTGGCGCCGTCGGCGGTCGTCCGCGGCTTCCTGGACGCGCTGGGCGTCGACCCCTCGACCGTCCCGGAGGGGGCGCAGGCCGAGCGGTACCGCAGCGAGGTGGCCGGGCGGCGGATGCTGCTGGTCCTCGACAACGCCCGGGACGCCTCGCAGGTGGCCGAGCTGCTGCCGGGCAGTCCGAGCTGCACGGTGATCGTGACCAGCCGCAACCAGCTGGCCGGGCTGGTCACCGCGCACGGCGCGCACCCGGTCCTGGTGGACGTGCTGGACGAGGCGCAGGCCAAGGCCCTGCTCGTGCGGCGGCTGGGCGCGCGCGGGCTGGAGGCCGAACCCCGGGCGGTGGCGGAGGTGCTGGCCTGGTGCGAGGGGCTGCCGCTGGCCCTGGCCATCGTGGCGGGCCGGGCCCGGCTGCACCCCTGGTCGCCGTTCGAGACGATAGCGGCGGAGCTGGCGGACGCCTTCACCCGGCTCGAGGCGCTGGACGAGGGCGACTCCGAGGCCACCCTGAGCACCGTCCTCTCCTGGTCGTACGCCGCCCTGCCGGACGACCAGGCCGAGGCGTTCGGGCTGCTCGCCCTGGCGCCGGGACCGGACATCAGCGTCGCGGCGGCGGCTGCCGTGGTCGGCCCGCACGGCGCGGCCGGCCGGATACTGCGCGCCCTCGAACGGGTGTCGCTGACCCATGAGCACGCCCCCGGCCGCTACCAGATGCACGACCTGGTCCGGCTGGACGGCGGCGCCCGGGCCCGGCGCGAACTCCCGCCCGAGAAGCAGGAGATGGCGCTGCGTCGGCTGACCGACTTCTACCTGCACACCGCCGACGGCGGGGACCGGCTGGTCAACCCCTCGCGGGCGGCGATCGCGCTGGGCGAGCCGGTGCCGGGCAGTCGGCCGCTGCGCCTGCCGGACGAGGCCAGGGCGCTCGCCTGGTTCAAGGCCGAGCGCTCCTGCCTGCTGGCGGTGCGGCGGGCGGCCTCGGAGCAGGGCTGGCATGCCAAGGTCTGGCAGCTGGCCTGGCTGGTGGGCGACTCCAACATACGGCTCGGCTACCTCCAGGACCAGGTGGACTACTGGCGTGCGGGGCTGCACGCGGCCGAGCACCTGGCCGATCCGCTCACCCTGATCCGGTCGCACCGCCTGCTGGGCGACGCCCTGGCCCGGACCGACCAGCACGCCGAGGCGGTGGCGCACCTGCTCCGGGCGCTGGCCATGGCGGAGGCGGCGGGCTCGCGCAAGGAGGTGGCCAACACCCACCACTCCCTGGCCCGCGCCTGGGAGCGCGAGGGCGACGACCCGCAGGCGCTGGAGCACTCCGAAGCGGCCCTGGAGATCTACCGGACGCTCGACGGACGGCTCTGGGAGGCGTCGGCGCTGAACCAGGCCGGCTGGTTCCATGCCCGGCTCGGCCACCACGAGCAGGCCCGGCTCTACTGTGAGGCCGCGCTGGCGCTCTTCCTGGCGGCCGAGGACCGGGAGGGCGAGGCCGCCACCCTGGACAGCCTGGGCTACCTGTCGCACCGCATCGGCGACCACGACCGGGCGTTCAGCTACTACCGGCGGTCCCTGGAGCAGTTCCACCAGTTGGGCAACGACTACGAGGAGGCCGGGACGCTGGGGCGGCTGGGCCAGACCCACAGTGCGATCGGCGACCACCGGTCGGCCATGGAGTGCTACCGGCGGGCGCTCGAGCTGCTGCGCGGCCTCGGCAGCCCGTACGAGGAGGCCAACACCCTGGACCAGCTGGCCCAGGCCCACCTCGCCGTCGGCGAGCCGGAGCAGGCGCGGGAGGTCTGGCAGCGGGCCCGGCTGCTCTACCTCTCGCAGCACCGGGTCGCCGACGGCGACCGCATCGAGCGCCGACTGGCGGGCCTGGACCGCAGCAGCGACCGGCCCTGA
- a CDS encoding cation:proton antiporter, giving the protein MSFTTLAVISLAALLGPLLALPERWHLPVVLGELAAGIVLGPSVVGYLDAGNSTFTFLADIGFALIMFVAGARVPLRDASLRAGLRTGVLRAAAVGLLAVGPAFAAARLFHTGHTALYAVLMASSSAALVLPIVDSLSLGGPPVLQLLPQVAVADTVCIVALPLVIDPRHAARAAFGALAVIGCAAVAFVVLRRLERDGYRRRLHRLSQERRFALELRISLVVLFALAALAVRTHVSIMLAGFSFGLVVAAIGEPRRLARQLFALSEGFLGPLFFLWLGASLDLRALVHHPSFVLLGLALGAGAIAVHAAMRLSGQPVSLGALASAQLGVPVAAATLGTQLHLLRPGEAAAVMLGALVTIGGAIAAGSLAVRAGLTTPPEAAPGRAGAAKPA; this is encoded by the coding sequence GTGAGCTTCACGACCCTGGCTGTGATCTCCCTGGCCGCGCTGCTGGGGCCGCTGCTGGCGCTGCCCGAGCGCTGGCACCTGCCGGTCGTGCTGGGGGAGCTGGCGGCCGGGATCGTCCTCGGCCCCAGCGTCGTCGGTTATCTGGACGCGGGCAACAGTACGTTCACGTTCCTTGCCGACATCGGCTTCGCGCTGATCATGTTCGTCGCCGGTGCCCGGGTGCCGCTGCGCGACGCCAGCCTGCGCGCCGGGCTGCGCACCGGCGTGCTGCGCGCGGCAGCGGTCGGCCTGCTCGCGGTCGGCCCCGCCTTCGCCGCCGCCAGGCTGTTCCACACCGGGCACACCGCCCTGTACGCGGTGCTGATGGCGTCCTCGTCGGCCGCGCTGGTCCTGCCGATCGTGGACTCGCTCTCGCTCGGCGGCCCCCCGGTCCTGCAACTGCTCCCGCAGGTGGCCGTCGCCGACACCGTCTGCATCGTGGCGCTGCCCCTGGTCATCGACCCCCGGCACGCGGCCCGGGCGGCGTTCGGCGCGCTGGCCGTCATCGGCTGCGCCGCCGTGGCCTTCGTGGTCCTGCGCCGACTCGAACGCGACGGCTACCGGCGCCGACTGCACCGGCTCTCCCAGGAGCGGCGGTTCGCCCTGGAGCTGCGGATCAGCCTGGTGGTCCTGTTCGCGCTGGCCGCGCTGGCGGTGCGGACGCACGTGTCGATCATGCTGGCGGGCTTCTCGTTCGGCCTGGTCGTCGCCGCCATCGGCGAGCCGCGGCGGCTGGCCAGGCAGCTGTTCGCGCTGAGCGAGGGGTTCCTCGGCCCGCTCTTCTTCCTCTGGCTGGGCGCCTCGCTGGACCTGCGCGCGCTGGTCCACCATCCCTCGTTCGTGCTGCTGGGCCTGGCGCTGGGGGCCGGAGCGATCGCGGTGCACGCCGCCATGCGGCTGAGCGGCCAGCCGGTCAGCCTCGGCGCGCTGGCCTCGGCCCAGCTGGGGGTGCCGGTGGCGGCGGCCACCCTGGGCACCCAGCTGCACCTGCTCCGGCCGGGCGAGGCGGCCGCGGTGATGCTGGGCGCACTGGTGACCATCGGCGGCGCCATCGCCGCCGGCTCGCTCGCAGTGCGGGCCGGTCTGACCACCCCGCCCGAGGCCGCCCCCGGCCGGGCGGGCGCGGCCAAGCCCGCCTAG
- a CDS encoding precorrin-8X methylmutase: protein MIEYERDGAAIYRQSFATIRAEAELGGLPDDVSRVAVRMIHACGMVDLVRDLAFTPQVVARARAALRAGAPILCDVTMVASGITRSRLPAGNEVLCTLSDPSVSELATRLGTTRSAAAVELWRDRLDGAVVAVGNAPTALFRLLELVEAGAPRPAAVIGVPVGFVGAAESKQALAEHPSGLDHLVVHGRRGGSAMAAAAVNALASEQE, encoded by the coding sequence GTGATCGAGTACGAGCGGGACGGTGCGGCCATCTACCGTCAGTCCTTCGCCACCATCAGGGCCGAGGCGGAGCTGGGCGGCCTGCCGGACGACGTCTCCCGGGTGGCCGTGCGCATGATCCACGCCTGCGGCATGGTGGACCTGGTCCGCGATCTGGCCTTCACCCCGCAGGTGGTGGCCAGGGCCCGGGCGGCGCTGCGCGCGGGCGCGCCGATCCTGTGCGATGTGACCATGGTGGCCAGCGGAATCACCCGCAGCCGGCTGCCCGCGGGCAACGAGGTGCTGTGCACCCTGTCCGACCCCTCCGTGTCCGAGCTGGCGACGCGGCTGGGCACCACCCGCAGCGCCGCCGCCGTCGAGCTGTGGCGGGACCGGCTGGACGGCGCGGTAGTGGCGGTGGGCAACGCCCCGACGGCGCTGTTCCGGCTGCTGGAGCTGGTGGAGGCGGGAGCGCCGCGCCCGGCGGCGGTGATCGGGGTGCCGGTGGGCTTCGTCGGCGCGGCGGAGTCCAAGCAGGCCCTGGCCGAGCACCCGTCCGGCCTGGACCACCTGGTGGTGCACGGCCGGCGCGGCGGCAGCGCCATGGCCGCCGCCGCCGTCAACGCCCTGGCCAGCGAGCAGGAGTAG
- a CDS encoding cobalt-precorrin-6A reductase gives MSVRHVLILGGTTEGRLLAAELAADPTLRVTSSLAGRVAAPRLPAGQVRIGGFGGSRALADWLREHRVDALVDATHPFAGTISHHAAEAAAAARVPLLALRRPGWAPTADDRWHPVSSLEQAAALLPALGHRVFLTTGRQGLAAFAPLTDLSFLLRSVEPPLPPTPPRMQVLLGRGPFTLEGERALLRAHRVQVLVTKDSGGEATAPKLAAARELALPVVLVTRPPAPPGVPVATDVAGALDWLRRTGATDLTGLTDRTGLADRTGR, from the coding sequence ATGTCCGTGCGGCACGTCCTGATCCTGGGCGGCACCACCGAGGGCCGACTGCTCGCAGCCGAGCTGGCCGCCGATCCGACGCTGCGGGTGACCAGTTCGCTGGCCGGGCGGGTGGCCGCGCCCCGGCTGCCCGCCGGCCAGGTCCGCATCGGCGGCTTCGGCGGCAGCCGGGCCCTGGCCGACTGGCTGCGCGAACACCGCGTGGACGCCCTGGTGGACGCCACCCACCCGTTCGCGGGCACCATCAGCCACCATGCGGCCGAGGCCGCGGCCGCCGCCCGCGTCCCCCTGCTCGCACTGCGCCGACCCGGCTGGGCGCCGACCGCCGACGACCGCTGGCACCCCGTCAGCTCCCTGGAGCAGGCCGCCGCCCTGCTCCCCGCACTCGGTCACCGCGTCTTTCTGACCACCGGACGCCAGGGCCTGGCGGCCTTCGCCCCGCTGACGGACCTCTCCTTCCTGCTCCGCTCGGTCGAACCGCCACTCCCTCCAACGCCTCCGCGCATGCAGGTGCTGCTCGGCCGGGGCCCGTTCACCCTGGAGGGGGAGCGTGCGCTGCTGCGCGCACACCGGGTGCAGGTCCTGGTCACCAAGGACAGCGGGGGCGAGGCCACCGCGCCCAAGCTGGCCGCCGCCCGGGAGCTGGCGCTGCCGGTGGTGCTGGTGACCCGCCCGCCCGCGCCGCCGGGCGTGCCGGTGGCCACCGACGTGGCGGGCGCGCTCGACTGGCTCCGCCGCACCGGGGCGACGGACCTCACCGGGCTGACGGACCGCACCGGGCTGGCGGACCGCACCGGTCGGTAG
- a CDS encoding RNA polymerase sigma factor → MNQPIRPDDLLAAAPVLVSPERLAQRRETLTLNAFVTYHHKLWLRYATLQVVDGRQAAQLVRQVCEQLAQEWDEVLLKPSVPQYAWTVLKDHTAAWLGERSRTPVVPDTKEFRDAISRLLLREATGEFDVLESELGLYGAIAELPERQYDVITLRYAFDMADHDIAATLGITAETVRSHAMRAKRRLAVKLKHLLKEET, encoded by the coding sequence ATGAACCAGCCGATCCGACCGGACGACCTGCTGGCGGCCGCACCTGTGCTGGTCAGCCCGGAGCGGCTGGCGCAGCGCCGGGAGACGCTGACGCTCAACGCCTTCGTCACCTACCACCACAAGCTGTGGCTGCGCTACGCCACGCTCCAGGTCGTCGACGGCAGGCAGGCGGCCCAACTGGTGCGCCAGGTCTGCGAGCAGCTCGCCCAGGAGTGGGACGAGGTGTTGTTGAAGCCCTCGGTGCCGCAGTACGCGTGGACGGTGCTCAAGGACCACACCGCGGCCTGGCTCGGCGAGCGCTCGCGCACCCCGGTCGTCCCGGACACCAAGGAGTTCCGGGACGCGATAAGCCGGCTGCTGCTGCGCGAGGCCACGGGCGAGTTCGACGTCCTGGAGAGCGAACTGGGGCTGTACGGGGCCATCGCCGAACTGCCGGAGCGGCAGTACGACGTGATCACCCTGCGCTATGCCTTCGACATGGCGGACCACGACATCGCCGCCACCCTGGGCATCACCGCCGAGACGGTGCGCTCCCACGCGATGCGGGCCAAGAGGCGGCTCGCCGTCAAACTCAAGCACCTGCTCAAGGAGGAGACGTGA
- a CDS encoding SAM-dependent methyltransferase, translating to MISDRKTGDRRPAEQETGIDLQLDRPHSARMYDYYLGGYTNFPADREAAGKAITAFPSALVAARANRRFMHRSTRCLTSLGMTQFLDIGTGIPTSPNLHEIAQRADPSARVVYADNDPIVLAHAAALLHSTPEGRTAYAPGDVTDPAALLHSPDVRRTLDLDRPVALSLNALLHFVPGAQEAHDIVEYFKKELAPGSTLTITHLTGDFDPESIDRLVQIYKAAGTPGTSRTLSEFTAFFAGWTLLEPGVTPTQRWRPDPEDNLGGITDAEASCYAAVARKP from the coding sequence ATGATCAGTGATCGGAAAACCGGCGACCGGCGGCCCGCGGAGCAGGAAACCGGAATCGATTTGCAACTTGACCGGCCGCATTCCGCCCGGATGTACGACTACTACCTGGGTGGCTACACCAACTTTCCGGCCGACCGCGAGGCGGCCGGCAAGGCGATCACGGCCTTCCCGTCCGCGCTGGTCGCCGCCCGGGCGAACCGCCGGTTCATGCACCGCTCGACCCGCTGCCTCACCTCCCTGGGCATGACCCAGTTCCTGGACATCGGCACCGGCATCCCCACCTCGCCCAACCTGCACGAGATCGCCCAGCGGGCGGACCCGTCGGCCCGGGTCGTCTACGCCGACAACGACCCGATCGTCCTGGCCCATGCGGCGGCGCTGCTGCACAGCACCCCGGAGGGGCGCACCGCCTACGCCCCCGGCGACGTCACCGACCCGGCCGCCCTGCTGCACTCGCCCGACGTCCGGCGCACCCTGGACCTGGACCGGCCGGTCGCGCTCAGCCTGAACGCCCTGCTGCACTTCGTGCCCGGCGCCCAGGAGGCGCACGACATCGTCGAGTACTTCAAGAAGGAGCTGGCCCCCGGCAGCACGCTGACGATCACGCATCTGACCGGGGATTTCGACCCGGAGTCGATCGACCGGCTGGTGCAGATCTACAAGGCCGCAGGCACCCCGGGCACGAGCCGGACTCTCAGCGAATTCACAGCGTTCTTCGCGGGCTGGACCCTGCTGGAGCCCGGCGTCACGCCCACCCAGCGGTGGCGCCCCGACCCGGAGGACAACCTCGGCGGTATCACCGACGCCGAGGCGTCCTGCTACGCCGCCGTGGCCCGCAAGCCCTGA
- a CDS encoding C40 family peptidase yields MPMHMPSSRRCLSGLVGAAIASASLLAAVPAHADTTTGGSISRDEVIQRAQSWVSEGVPYNQGAYYSDSNGSYREDCSGYVSMAWDLSSSMVTQTLPSVSTQIASSDLQPGDALDYTAEHVILFGGWVDQSAGTFTYYAENNPSELTNTYTGSLDASSLDGWPTSDYTPLRYNNITGTASTTTTPATSTTATTTTGSTTASTGTTGTTTSSQDTGTATQPSTGSDSSGSGSSTGSGDSGSQTGYNGSGRWAWTSAYSHSSYSGYGYHRYAYHSWK; encoded by the coding sequence ATGCCCATGCACATGCCCTCCTCGCGCCGCTGCCTGTCCGGCCTCGTCGGGGCCGCCATTGCCTCTGCCTCCCTGCTCGCCGCTGTCCCCGCCCACGCCGACACCACGACGGGCGGCAGCATCTCGCGTGACGAGGTCATCCAGCGGGCACAGAGCTGGGTCAGCGAGGGCGTGCCCTACAACCAGGGCGCCTACTACTCGGACAGCAACGGCTCCTACCGTGAGGACTGCTCCGGCTACGTCTCCATGGCCTGGGACCTCAGCTCCAGCATGGTCACGCAGACCCTCCCCAGCGTCTCCACCCAGATCGCCAGCTCCGACCTGCAGCCCGGCGACGCCCTGGACTACACGGCCGAGCACGTGATCCTCTTCGGCGGCTGGGTCGACCAGTCCGCCGGGACCTTCACCTACTACGCCGAGAACAACCCCAGCGAGCTGACCAACACCTACACCGGCAGCCTGGACGCCAGCTCCCTGGACGGCTGGCCCACCAGCGACTACACGCCGCTGCGCTACAACAACATCACCGGCACCGCCAGCACCACCACCACGCCCGCGACCAGCACCACTGCCACCACGACCACCGGCAGCACCACCGCGAGCACCGGCACCACCGGCACCACCACCAGCAGCCAGGACACGGGCACGGCCACCCAGCCGAGCACCGGTTCCGACTCCTCCGGCTCCGGCTCGTCCACCGGCTCCGGCGACAGCGGCTCGCAGACCGGCTACAACGGCTCCGGCCGCTGGGCCTGGACCAGCGCGTACTCGCACTCGTCCTACTCGGGCTACGGCTACCACCGCTACGCCTACCACAGCTGGAAGTGA
- a CDS encoding LamG domain-containing protein, whose protein sequence is MKRSRARAVLAAIALAAAAGTAAAPGAAAAPVAPVAFTANNLPTWQTNGVVWALAQAGGLVFAGGTFTAIRPPGSAIGVNETPAANFMVLDAATGAPTGCRLNFTVSSGTPTIRALAVSPDGRTLYVGGYFDHVNNAYVQNLVAIDIASCSLDTGFTPSLDATVRTILPTGTGLYVGGDFTTADGVDRQHLAQLSSTGALTAWAPTTDQTVRSMVLSPDGSEVVVGGDFNTLNGGNSHALGIVNAGTGATVKDYPLGFIEQNSVVKDLISDSTGFYTANEGTGGGVFDGRIAIDWSTLNQRWRDTCLGATQALALYGGVLYAGSHTHDCSSMGEQPDGRRQHLIAEPTSTGTELGWDPDTNDGPPAGTTLPPGIPPVEGVGPRAMTIATEGGEPYLWVSGEFTSVNGVGQQSLTRFGTGPDLAAPTAPALNVVPGSSPGQLQVRVRTATDEDDPSLTYSIYRDGGSTPVWTGTASSQWWSRPQIGFTDTGLTPGTVQVYQVKVSDGRNTAVSGTVGATVPGGSDAYADQVLADGARLFWRYDGNAAFVADTSGGGQTGLFNGGGTLNATGGPMTGTPDGSMTFNGSSGFVYDEVQQTEQTSYSAEVWFKTTTTRGGQLLDFSNKQTATTTRPTYGDHLVYLTNAGKVAFGSYNSGTHAVVSPRSYNDGQWHQAVVTQGPHGMSLYVDGALVGSGTTLATSSYVPYGYWHVGGDAVTGWPQAPSSAYFAGSIAETSVYPTVLTAAQVAKHYSLRTS, encoded by the coding sequence GTGAAGAGGTCCCGTGCACGTGCGGTGCTGGCGGCGATCGCCCTTGCCGCTGCTGCCGGCACTGCGGCAGCGCCCGGCGCCGCCGCCGCCCCGGTGGCGCCGGTGGCGTTCACCGCGAACAACCTGCCCACCTGGCAGACCAACGGAGTGGTCTGGGCGTTAGCCCAGGCCGGTGGCCTGGTCTTCGCCGGAGGCACGTTCACCGCGATCCGGCCGCCGGGCTCGGCCATCGGCGTCAACGAGACGCCCGCAGCCAACTTCATGGTCCTGGACGCCGCCACCGGCGCCCCGACCGGCTGCCGACTGAACTTCACCGTCAGCAGCGGAACCCCGACCATCCGCGCGCTCGCGGTCTCGCCCGACGGCCGCACCCTCTACGTCGGCGGGTACTTCGACCACGTCAACAACGCCTACGTGCAGAACCTGGTCGCCATCGACATCGCAAGCTGCAGCCTGGACACCGGCTTCACCCCGTCCCTCGACGCCACCGTCCGGACCATCCTGCCGACCGGCACCGGGCTCTACGTCGGCGGTGACTTCACCACGGCCGACGGCGTCGACCGGCAGCACCTGGCTCAGCTGAGCAGCACCGGCGCGCTGACCGCCTGGGCCCCGACGACCGACCAGACCGTCCGCTCGATGGTGCTCTCGCCGGACGGCAGCGAGGTCGTCGTCGGCGGCGACTTCAACACCCTCAACGGCGGGAACTCGCACGCCCTGGGCATCGTCAACGCCGGCACCGGCGCGACGGTCAAGGACTACCCGCTCGGCTTCATCGAGCAGAACTCCGTGGTCAAGGACCTCATCAGCGACAGCACCGGCTTCTACACCGCCAACGAGGGCACCGGCGGCGGCGTCTTCGACGGCCGGATCGCCATCGACTGGTCCACGCTGAACCAGCGCTGGCGCGACACCTGCCTGGGCGCCACCCAGGCCCTCGCCCTGTACGGCGGCGTCCTCTACGCGGGCTCGCACACCCACGACTGCTCCAGCATGGGCGAGCAGCCGGACGGCCGCCGCCAGCACCTGATCGCCGAGCCCACCAGCACCGGCACCGAGCTGGGCTGGGATCCGGACACCAACGACGGGCCGCCCGCCGGCACCACCCTGCCGCCCGGGATACCCCCGGTCGAGGGCGTCGGCCCGCGCGCCATGACCATCGCCACCGAGGGCGGCGAGCCCTACCTCTGGGTCTCCGGGGAGTTCACCAGCGTCAACGGCGTCGGCCAGCAGAGCCTGACCCGCTTCGGCACCGGACCGGACCTGGCCGCCCCGACCGCGCCCGCGCTGAACGTGGTCCCCGGCAGCAGCCCCGGCCAGCTCCAGGTGCGGGTCCGCACCGCCACCGACGAGGACGACCCCAGCCTCACCTACAGCATCTACCGGGACGGCGGCAGCACCCCGGTGTGGACCGGCACCGCGAGCTCGCAGTGGTGGTCACGCCCGCAGATCGGCTTCACCGACACCGGGCTGACCCCCGGCACCGTGCAGGTGTACCAGGTCAAGGTCTCCGACGGGCGGAACACCGCCGTGTCCGGCACCGTCGGCGCCACCGTGCCGGGCGGCTCCGACGCCTACGCCGACCAGGTGCTCGCCGACGGCGCCCGGCTGTTCTGGCGCTACGACGGCAATGCCGCCTTCGTCGCGGACACCTCCGGCGGCGGCCAGACCGGGCTGTTCAACGGCGGCGGGACGCTCAACGCCACCGGCGGTCCGATGACCGGGACGCCGGACGGGAGCATGACCTTCAACGGCAGCTCCGGCTTCGTCTACGACGAGGTGCAGCAGACCGAGCAGACCAGCTACAGCGCCGAGGTGTGGTTCAAGACGACCACCACCAGGGGCGGCCAGCTGCTCGACTTCAGCAACAAGCAGACCGCCACCACCACCCGGCCGACCTACGGCGACCACCTGGTCTACCTGACCAACGCCGGGAAGGTCGCCTTCGGCTCCTACAACTCCGGTACGCACGCCGTGGTTTCGCCCCGGTCCTACAACGACGGCCAGTGGCACCAGGCCGTCGTCACGCAGGGTCCGCACGGGATGAGCCTCTATGTCGACGGGGCCCTGGTCGGCAGCGGCACCACCCTGGCGACCAGCAGCTACGTCCCCTACGGGTACTGGCACGTCGGCGGCGACGCGGTGACCGGCTGGCCGCAGGCGCCCTCCAGCGCCTACTTCGCGGGCTCCATCGCCGAGACCTCCGTCTACCCGACCGTGCTGACGGCCGCCCAGGTCGCCAAGCACTACAGCCTGCGCACCTCCTGA